Proteins encoded in a region of the Pseudomonas syringae KCTC 12500 genome:
- a CDS encoding YheU family protein, with translation MLIPYDQLEPDTLTRLIEDFVTREGTDNGDETPLQTRVLRVRHALTKGQAVIFFDLESQQCQLMLKHDVPKEFFE, from the coding sequence ATGCTGATCCCCTACGACCAACTGGAACCTGACACCCTCACTCGCCTGATCGAGGACTTCGTCACCCGTGAGGGCACCGATAATGGCGACGAAACACCCCTGCAAACCCGGGTATTGCGCGTGCGTCATGCGTTGACCAAGGGTCAGGCGGTGATCTTTTTCGACCTTGAGAGCCAGCAGTGTCAGCTGATGCTCAAGCACGACGTGCCGAAGGAGTTTTTCGAATAG
- the csrA gene encoding carbon storage regulator CsrA gives MLVLTREIGETFSIGDDITVQILGINGNQVRLGINAPKDVKVHRAEVYKRIARTLAQQATTPLQ, from the coding sequence ATGCTGGTACTGACGCGGGAAATTGGCGAAACGTTTTCCATCGGTGATGACATCACCGTGCAGATCCTGGGGATCAACGGCAATCAGGTCAGGCTCGGGATCAATGCCCCGAAAGACGTCAAGGTTCATCGCGCCGAGGTCTACAAACGAATTGCCAGGACGCTTGCCCAACAGGCAACAACGCCGCTTCAGTGA
- a CDS encoding YnfA family protein: protein MLNYLWFFLAALFEIFGCYAFWLWLRQGKSALWVIPALVSLTVFALLLTRVEAAYAGRAYAAYGGIYIVASIAWLGLVERVRPLGTDWLGLAFCVIGATIILLGPRWSAG from the coding sequence ATGCTCAATTACCTGTGGTTCTTCCTTGCCGCCCTGTTCGAGATATTCGGTTGCTATGCCTTCTGGCTGTGGTTACGGCAAGGCAAGAGCGCGCTGTGGGTGATTCCTGCACTTGTCAGCCTGACGGTGTTTGCACTGTTGCTGACACGTGTGGAGGCGGCTTATGCGGGCCGAGCCTACGCGGCGTATGGCGGGATCTACATTGTCGCGTCGATTGCCTGGCTGGGCCTGGTCGAGCGGGTCAGGCCATTGGGCACGGACTGGCTGGGTCTGGCTTTCTGCGTCATCGGTGCGACCATCATTCTGCTCGGGCCGCGTTGGTCCGCCGGTTGA
- a CDS encoding SDR family oxidoreductase: protein MQNRIMITGAGSGLGREIALRWAREGWRLALSDINDAGLQETLALVREAGGDGFVQRCDVRDYSQLTAFAQACEQRFGGIDVIVNNAGVASGGFFNELSLEDWDWQIAINLMGVVKGCKAFLPMLLASKGRIINIASMAALMQAPAMSNYNVAKAGVVALSESLLVELHDQGIGVHVVCPSFFQTNLLDSFRGPTPAMKAQIGRLLEKSPITAGDIADCIFRQVGEGEFMILPHEEGRMAWEMKRKQPQAMYDEMTVMCAKMRAKAQKGHA, encoded by the coding sequence ATGCAAAACCGCATCATGATTACTGGCGCCGGCTCAGGTCTGGGTCGTGAAATTGCACTGCGCTGGGCACGCGAAGGGTGGCGGCTGGCACTCTCGGACATCAATGATGCCGGCTTGCAGGAGACCCTTGCGCTGGTACGCGAAGCGGGTGGTGACGGCTTCGTACAGCGTTGCGACGTTCGCGATTACAGCCAGCTCACCGCGTTTGCTCAAGCGTGCGAACAGCGTTTTGGCGGCATCGACGTCATCGTCAACAATGCGGGGGTGGCTTCCGGGGGCTTCTTCAACGAGTTGTCGCTGGAGGACTGGGACTGGCAGATCGCGATCAATCTGATGGGGGTGGTCAAGGGCTGCAAGGCGTTCCTGCCGATGCTGCTGGCCAGCAAGGGCCGGATCATCAACATCGCCTCGATGGCAGCGCTGATGCAGGCGCCGGCGATGAGCAATTACAACGTCGCCAAGGCCGGGGTCGTCGCGCTTTCCGAGAGCCTGCTGGTTGAGTTGCATGACCAGGGAATTGGTGTTCATGTGGTCTGCCCGTCGTTCTTTCAGACCAACCTGCTGGATTCCTTCCGCGGCCCCACGCCCGCGATGAAGGCGCAGATCGGCAGGTTGCTGGAGAAGTCGCCGATCACCGCCGGGGATATCGCCGACTGCATCTTCAGGCAGGTCGGCGAAGGCGAGTTCATGATCCTGCCTCACGAAGAAGGCCGCATGGCCTGGGAAATGAAACGCAAGCAGCCACAGGCGATGTATGACGAAATGACCGTCATGTGCGCCAAGATGCGTGCCAAGGCGCAGAAGGGGCATGCCTGA
- a CDS encoding DUF2784 domain-containing protein produces MVYRVAADAVVVFHLLFIVFVLFGGLLVLRRPWLALLHVPAAAWGTAVEFLHLYCPLTPLENTLRSNAGGQGYTGGFVEHYLIPLIYPAGLTPGMQLWLGGIVVLLNVSVYGLLLLRYVARSRRP; encoded by the coding sequence ATGGTTTATCGAGTGGCGGCGGATGCCGTGGTCGTGTTTCATCTACTGTTCATTGTGTTCGTCCTGTTCGGCGGACTCCTGGTATTGAGAAGGCCCTGGCTGGCACTGCTGCACGTTCCTGCTGCGGCCTGGGGGACAGCGGTCGAGTTTCTGCACCTGTATTGCCCGCTGACACCGCTGGAAAACACCCTGCGCAGCAACGCTGGAGGGCAGGGCTATACCGGGGGCTTCGTTGAGCATTATCTGATCCCGCTGATTTACCCGGCCGGGCTTACGCCGGGCATGCAGCTTTGGCTGGGTGGCATCGTCGTGCTGCTCAACGTGTCGGTGTATGGCCTGTTGCTGCTGCGTTATGTGGCCCGGTCCAGGCGTCCATAG
- a CDS encoding DUF3309 family protein yields the protein MGIGTILIIVLILLLVGGLPVFPHSRSWGYGPSGIIGTILVILLILVLLGKI from the coding sequence ATGGGCATCGGCACTATTCTTATCATCGTTCTGATTCTGCTGCTAGTTGGCGGTTTGCCAGTATTCCCGCACTCGCGCAGCTGGGGCTACGGTCCGTCGGGCATCATCGGTACGATCCTGGTGATCCTGCTGATTCTGGTGTTGCTCGGCAAGATATGA
- a CDS encoding cation acetate symporter — MIRRLSAALGLAAFAPTLWAADALTGAVQKQPLNVAAIVMFVVFVAFTLYITYWASKKNKTASDYYSAGGKITGFQNGLAIAGDYMSAASFLGISALVYTSGYDGLIYSIGFLVGWPIILFLIAERLRNLGKYTFADVASYRLKQKEIRTLSACGSLVVVAFYLIAQMVGAGKLIQLLFGLDYAVAVVLVGILMCLYVLFGGMLATTWVQIIKAVMLLSGASFMALMVMKHVNFDFNMLFSEAIKVHPKGEAIMSPGGLVKDPISAFSLGLALMFGTAGLPHILMRFFTVSDAKEARKSVLYATGFIGYFYILTFIIGFGAILLVSTNPAFKDAAGALLGGNNMAAIHLADAVGGSLFLGFISAVAFATILAVVAGLTLAGASAVSHDLYASVIKAGKANEKDEIRISKITTIALAVVAIFLGIAFESQNIAFMVGLAFSVAASCNFPILLLSMYWKNLTTRGAMIGGWMGLISAVVLMVLGPTIWVQILHHEKAIFPYEYPALFSIAIAFVGIWFFSITDKSKAAEGERALFFPQFVRSQTGLGASGAVSH, encoded by the coding sequence ATGATCCGGCGCCTATCAGCAGCACTTGGCCTGGCCGCCTTCGCGCCGACCCTCTGGGCGGCAGACGCGTTGACGGGTGCAGTGCAGAAACAACCCCTGAACGTCGCCGCGATCGTCATGTTCGTGGTCTTCGTCGCTTTCACGCTGTACATCACCTACTGGGCATCGAAAAAGAACAAGACTGCGTCGGACTATTATTCGGCAGGTGGCAAGATCACCGGCTTCCAGAACGGTCTGGCGATTGCCGGTGACTACATGTCGGCAGCGTCCTTTCTGGGGATTTCCGCACTGGTCTACACCTCCGGCTACGATGGCTTGATCTACTCGATCGGCTTCCTGGTGGGCTGGCCGATCATCCTGTTCCTGATCGCCGAACGCCTGCGCAACCTGGGTAAATATACCTTTGCCGACGTGGCCTCGTACCGCCTCAAGCAAAAGGAGATTCGCACCCTGTCTGCCTGCGGCTCGCTGGTGGTGGTGGCGTTTTACCTGATTGCGCAGATGGTGGGTGCCGGCAAACTGATCCAGCTGCTGTTCGGTCTGGACTACGCCGTTGCGGTGGTGCTGGTCGGTATTCTGATGTGTCTTTATGTGCTGTTCGGCGGCATGCTCGCCACCACCTGGGTGCAGATCATCAAGGCGGTGATGTTGCTGTCCGGTGCGTCGTTCATGGCACTGATGGTCATGAAGCACGTCAACTTCGACTTCAACATGCTGTTCTCCGAAGCGATCAAGGTTCACCCCAAAGGTGAAGCGATCATGAGCCCTGGCGGGCTGGTGAAAGACCCGATCTCGGCGTTCTCGCTGGGTCTGGCCCTGATGTTCGGTACTGCCGGCCTGCCACACATCCTGATGCGCTTCTTCACCGTGAGCGATGCCAAGGAAGCCCGCAAGTCGGTGCTCTACGCGACCGGCTTTATCGGCTACTTCTACATCCTGACCTTCATCATCGGTTTCGGCGCGATCCTGCTGGTCAGCACCAATCCGGCGTTCAAGGATGCGGCAGGCGCCTTGCTGGGCGGTAACAACATGGCGGCGATTCACCTCGCCGATGCCGTCGGTGGCAGTCTGTTCCTGGGCTTCATCTCGGCAGTCGCCTTCGCCACCATTCTGGCAGTGGTTGCCGGTCTGACCCTGGCGGGTGCTTCGGCGGTTTCTCACGACTTGTATGCCAGCGTCATCAAGGCAGGCAAAGCCAACGAGAAGGACGAGATCCGTATCTCGAAAATCACCACCATCGCCTTGGCGGTCGTGGCGATCTTTCTGGGTATTGCCTTTGAAAGCCAGAACATCGCCTTCATGGTGGGCCTGGCGTTCTCGGTCGCGGCAAGCTGCAACTTCCCGATCCTGCTGCTTTCCATGTACTGGAAAAACCTGACCACCCGTGGCGCCATGATTGGCGGCTGGATGGGCCTGATCAGCGCAGTGGTGCTGATGGTGCTGGGTCCGACCATCTGGGTGCAGATACTGCATCACGAGAAAGCCATTTTCCCTTACGAATACCCTGCGTTGTTTTCCATCGCCATAGCCTTCGTAGGGATCTGGTTCTTCTCCATCACCGACAAGTCGAAAGCGGCGGAGGGCGAGCGCGCTCTGTTCTTCCCGCAATTCGTCCGCTCGCAGACCGGGCTGGGTGCCAGTGGTGCGGTTTCACACTAA
- a CDS encoding DUF485 domain-containing protein, with protein MNDSIYLSIQNSPRFKELVSKRERFAWILSAIMLGLYAAFILLIAYGPHILGAKLSPTSTITWGMPIGVGLILSAFILTAIYVRRANGEFDDLNNAILKEAQQ; from the coding sequence ATGAACGACAGCATTTACCTCTCGATTCAAAACAGCCCCCGTTTCAAGGAGCTGGTCTCCAAAAGAGAGCGTTTCGCCTGGATTCTCTCGGCGATCATGCTTGGCCTGTATGCGGCCTTTATTCTTTTGATTGCTTACGGACCCCATATTCTGGGGGCCAAACTAAGTCCCACTTCGACCATTACCTGGGGAATGCCGATAGGCGTAGGGCTGATCCTTTCCGCGTTCATATTGACCGCCATCTATGTTCGCCGTGCCAACGGTGAATTCGATGACCTGAACAACGCGATCCTCAAGGAGGCTCAGCAATGA
- a CDS encoding glycine betaine ABC transporter substrate-binding protein: MMMRKILGAGAALVLAVSSTLAIAETKTLTIGYVEGWSDSVATTFVASEVIKQKLGYDVKLQSVAAGIMWQAVATDKLDLMLSAWLPGTHGEYYAKYKDQVVNYGPNFKDAKIGLIVPEYVKAKTIEDLKTDASFNKKITGIDAGSGVMLKTDQAIKDYGLDGYKLQASSGAGMIAELTRAEKAKKSIVVTGWVPHWMFAKWKLRFLDDPKGVYGEAETVDNVGSLGLEKKAPEVVAFLKKFQWASKDEIGEVMLAIQDGAKPEAAAKDWVAKHPDRVAAWTAK, from the coding sequence ATGATGATGCGAAAAATACTGGGGGCGGGTGCCGCTCTGGTACTTGCGGTCAGCTCCACGCTGGCGATTGCCGAAACCAAGACCCTGACCATTGGCTATGTGGAAGGCTGGTCCGACAGTGTCGCGACCACCTTCGTGGCCTCCGAAGTGATCAAGCAAAAGCTTGGTTATGACGTCAAGTTGCAGTCTGTCGCCGCTGGGATCATGTGGCAGGCGGTGGCAACCGACAAGCTTGATCTGATGCTGTCTGCGTGGCTTCCGGGCACGCATGGCGAGTACTACGCCAAGTACAAGGATCAGGTCGTCAACTACGGGCCTAACTTCAAGGACGCCAAGATTGGCTTGATCGTGCCTGAATACGTCAAGGCCAAAACCATCGAAGACCTGAAGACCGATGCTTCCTTCAACAAGAAGATCACCGGCATCGATGCGGGCTCGGGCGTGATGCTCAAGACCGATCAGGCCATCAAGGACTACGGTCTGGACGGCTATAAACTGCAGGCGAGCTCCGGCGCAGGCATGATTGCCGAGCTGACCCGCGCGGAAAAGGCGAAGAAGTCCATCGTCGTCACCGGCTGGGTGCCGCACTGGATGTTCGCCAAGTGGAAACTGCGTTTCCTGGACGATCCGAAAGGTGTCTACGGCGAGGCTGAAACCGTCGACAACGTGGGCAGCCTGGGGCTGGAGAAGAAAGCTCCTGAAGTCGTGGCCTTCCTGAAAAAATTCCAGTGGGCGTCCAAGGATGAAATCGGTGAGGTGATGCTGGCGATTCAGGACGGTGCCAAACCTGAAGCTGCAGCGAAGGACTGGGTCGCCAAGCACCCCGACCGCGTCGCCGCATGGACTGCCAAATAG
- a CDS encoding lipoprotein translates to MLRFLRLATVIGGLCLSASALATTVDSATYGYPLTNPFEATIATTPPALRPDLPDDEDIDQDVYTLNLHPEREFTLPDNFWAVKKLHYRLAKQDHAAPLIFLIAGTGAPYNSTINEFLKKLYYGAGYHVVQLSSPTSYDFMTSASRFATPGVSTDDAEDIYRVMQAIRAQQAQLPVTDYYLTGYSLGALNAAFVSKLDETRRSFNFKKVLLLNPPVNLYTSISNLDKLVQTNVKGINNTTTFYELVLAKLTRYFRQKGYIDLNDALLFDFQQSKQHLTNEQMAMLIGTSFRFSSADIAFTSDLINRRGLITPPKFPITEGTSLTPFLKRALQCDFDCYLTEQVIPMWRARTDGGSLLQLVDQVSLYALKDYLHSNTKIAVMHNADDVILGSGDLGFLRKTFGDRLTVYPYGGHCGNLNYRVNTDAMLEFFRG, encoded by the coding sequence ATGCTCCGTTTTCTGCGCCTCGCCACTGTTATAGGTGGCTTGTGTTTAAGTGCGTCCGCTCTGGCAACCACCGTCGACTCCGCCACCTATGGCTACCCGCTGACTAATCCGTTTGAAGCGACCATTGCGACCACACCGCCCGCTCTGCGCCCCGACCTGCCTGACGATGAAGATATCGATCAGGATGTCTACACCCTGAACCTGCATCCCGAGCGCGAGTTCACCCTGCCCGACAACTTCTGGGCGGTGAAAAAGTTGCATTATCGCCTGGCCAAACAAGACCACGCTGCCCCGCTGATCTTCCTGATCGCCGGCACGGGCGCGCCGTATAACAGCACCATCAATGAATTCCTGAAAAAGCTTTATTACGGCGCGGGCTACCACGTCGTGCAGCTGTCTTCGCCCACCAGCTATGACTTCATGACCTCGGCCTCGCGCTTTGCGACTCCTGGCGTCTCCACCGACGACGCAGAAGACATTTATCGCGTGATGCAGGCCATTCGGGCTCAGCAGGCGCAACTGCCGGTAACCGACTATTACCTGACCGGTTACAGCCTTGGCGCACTGAATGCTGCATTCGTCAGCAAGCTGGACGAAACCCGTCGCAGCTTCAACTTCAAGAAGGTCCTGCTGCTCAACCCGCCGGTCAATCTCTACACCTCGATCAGCAACCTCGACAAACTGGTACAGACCAACGTCAAGGGCATCAACAACACCACCACGTTCTATGAACTGGTGCTGGCCAAGCTGACCCGCTACTTCCGCCAAAAAGGCTACATCGACCTCAATGACGCACTGCTGTTCGACTTCCAGCAGTCCAAGCAGCACCTGACCAATGAACAGATGGCGATGCTGATCGGTACCTCGTTCCGCTTCTCGTCGGCTGACATCGCGTTCACCTCCGACCTGATCAACCGTCGCGGTCTGATTACGCCACCGAAATTCCCGATCACCGAAGGCACCAGCCTGACGCCGTTCCTCAAGCGCGCCCTGCAGTGCGACTTCGATTGCTACCTGACCGAACAGGTCATCCCGATGTGGCGTGCACGCACCGACGGCGGTAGCCTGCTGCAACTGGTCGACCAGGTCAGCCTCTACGCCCTGAAGGACTACCTGCACAGCAACACCAAGATTGCCGTCATGCACAACGCCGACGACGTGATCCTGGGTTCGGGTGACCTCGGCTTCCTGCGCAAGACCTTTGGCGATCGCCTGACCGTTTACCCGTACGGCGGGCATTGCGGCAACCTTAATTACCGCGTCAACACCGACGCCATGCTGGAGTTTTTCCGTGGCTAA
- a CDS encoding MlaA family lipoprotein translates to MAKRLLLLAALLCAGTVQAADADTSNKAQHPATVARQTDADGFTQPLKSLQFNPGLDQREFERASINALEVYDPLESWNRRVYHFNYRFDEWVFLPVVDGYRYITPGFVRSGVSNFFSNLGDVSNLLNSLLQFKGERSLDTTGRLLLNTTIGIAGLWDPATMMGLPRQSEDFGQTLGFYGVPSGPYLVLPLFGPSNLRDTGGMLFDYTAENQINFLNVAEVSSDHPEITVLRAVDRRYVTSFRYGQLNSPFEYEKVRYVYTESRKLQIAE, encoded by the coding sequence GTGGCTAAACGTCTTTTACTTCTTGCCGCTCTGCTCTGTGCCGGCACAGTCCAGGCCGCTGACGCGGATACCAGCAACAAGGCTCAGCACCCGGCCACTGTGGCCCGTCAGACCGATGCTGATGGTTTCACTCAGCCGCTGAAGTCGCTGCAATTCAACCCAGGGCTGGATCAGCGTGAGTTCGAGCGCGCTTCCATCAACGCACTGGAAGTCTATGATCCGCTGGAATCCTGGAACCGCCGGGTCTACCACTTCAACTACCGTTTCGATGAATGGGTATTCCTGCCGGTGGTGGACGGCTACCGCTACATCACTCCTGGCTTCGTACGCAGCGGTGTGAGCAACTTTTTCAGCAACCTGGGCGACGTCTCCAACCTGTTGAACAGCCTGCTGCAGTTCAAGGGCGAGCGCTCGCTGGACACCACTGGCCGTCTGCTGCTCAACACCACCATCGGCATCGCCGGTCTGTGGGACCCGGCGACCATGATGGGCCTGCCGCGCCAGAGCGAAGACTTCGGCCAGACCCTGGGCTTCTACGGCGTGCCTTCAGGACCTTATCTGGTGTTGCCATTGTTCGGCCCATCGAACCTGCGTGACACCGGCGGCATGCTGTTCGACTACACGGCTGAAAACCAGATCAACTTCCTCAACGTGGCTGAAGTCAGCAGCGACCATCCGGAAATCACCGTGTTGCGTGCCGTTGACCGCCGTTACGTCACCAGCTTCCGTTACGGTCAGCTCAACTCGCCGTTCGAGTATGAAAAAGTGCGCTACGTCTATACCGAGTCGCGCAAGCTGCAGATCGCCGAATAA
- a CDS encoding MFS transporter, whose protein sequence is MPSLETTASGARSESSTGAGLSIAILALAGFVIVTTEFLIIGLLPSMARDLGISISTAGLLVTLFAFTVMLFGPPLTAMLSHLDRKRTFIVILLIFAASNALAAVSSNIWVLALARFIPALALPVFWGTASETASLLAGPKRAGKAVAQVYLGISAAMLFGIPLGTVFADAVGWRGAFWALTLLSALMALLLALSMPRIEPTAKVGLAEQAKILRDPFFLANLLLSILLFTAMFGAYTYLADTLERIAGIESAQVGWWLMGFGAVGLIGNALGGRCVDRSPLGSTMAFALLLALGMTASVPAAGSMPLLAVVLVIWGIAHTALFPICQIRVMKAAPQAQALAGTLNVSAANAGIGLGSIIGGLTIEHLGLGAVGYVAAVVALLSIAVAWMTSTQQNKATL, encoded by the coding sequence ATGCCTTCTCTGGAAACCACTGCCTCCGGCGCCCGTAGCGAAAGCTCGACCGGCGCCGGCTTGTCCATCGCGATTCTGGCCCTGGCCGGCTTCGTGATCGTCACCACTGAATTTCTCATCATCGGTCTGTTGCCTTCAATGGCCCGTGATCTGGGGATCTCCATCTCTACCGCCGGCTTGCTGGTAACGCTGTTCGCCTTCACGGTGATGCTCTTTGGCCCACCGCTGACAGCCATGCTCTCGCACCTGGACCGCAAGCGCACGTTCATCGTCATTCTGCTGATCTTCGCCGCCTCCAACGCACTGGCGGCGGTGTCGAGCAATATCTGGGTGCTGGCGCTGGCGCGGTTCATTCCGGCACTGGCCTTGCCGGTGTTCTGGGGCACCGCCAGTGAAACGGCAAGCCTGCTGGCCGGACCGAAGCGCGCTGGCAAGGCCGTTGCGCAGGTCTACCTCGGCATCTCGGCTGCCATGCTGTTCGGTATCCCGCTGGGTACAGTATTTGCTGATGCCGTGGGCTGGCGCGGGGCATTCTGGGCGCTGACGCTGCTGTCAGCGTTAATGGCTCTGTTGCTGGCACTGTCGATGCCGCGTATCGAACCTACCGCAAAAGTCGGCCTCGCCGAGCAGGCAAAAATTCTCCGGGATCCGTTCTTCCTCGCCAACCTGCTGCTGTCCATCCTGCTGTTCACGGCCATGTTCGGTGCCTACACCTACCTGGCTGACACGCTGGAACGCATCGCGGGCATCGAATCGGCTCAAGTGGGTTGGTGGTTGATGGGCTTCGGCGCGGTCGGCCTGATCGGCAATGCCCTGGGTGGACGTTGTGTGGACCGCAGCCCGCTCGGCTCGACCATGGCCTTTGCGCTGTTGCTCGCGCTGGGCATGACCGCAAGCGTACCGGCCGCAGGCTCCATGCCGTTGCTGGCCGTGGTACTGGTGATTTGGGGCATCGCGCATACGGCGTTGTTTCCGATCTGCCAGATCAGGGTGATGAAAGCAGCGCCTCAGGCCCAGGCACTGGCCGGGACCTTGAATGTTTCGGCCGCCAATGCCGGGATCGGTCTGGGATCGATCATCGGAGGCCTTACCATCGAGCACCTGGGGCTGGGTGCCGTAGGGTATGTCGCCGCTGTTGTTGCGCTGCTGTCCATCGCCGTTGCATGGATGACCAGCACGCAGCAAAACAAGGCAACGTTGTAA
- a CDS encoding diguanylate cyclase, protein MSTYHRRGMAFAKRIYAPRCFGVSVGFVTVAVSLYYVNTAHWAWLLALLYSLVWPHVAYQLARTSREPYQAEWRNLLFDSMMGGFWVGAMGFSAVPGITVLAMMAMHNMAAAGPRLMLQGLCMQALGVLISLAALDPVVNLHGNMAQIYACLPVLVTYPIFIGWLSHQVTLKLWEHRNILRKVSRTDSLTGLLNHGAWKDLLDLEYASSQNAYQECVIALIDIDHFKVINDTYGHLMGDTVLQSISEALTENLRDSDLIGRCGGDEFCVILPDTCLLQAKEILERLCLAIDEMTYTLHCDLKVSLSIGIAAYSPEMPDASSWLHEADKALYLAKSTGRNRVASHQDAQPELQSLGAQA, encoded by the coding sequence ATGAGCACCTATCACCGCAGAGGGATGGCATTCGCCAAGCGGATCTACGCCCCGAGATGTTTCGGTGTAAGCGTTGGCTTTGTGACGGTCGCTGTTTCTCTGTATTACGTGAATACAGCACACTGGGCGTGGTTGTTGGCACTGCTCTACAGCCTCGTATGGCCGCATGTTGCTTACCAGCTCGCAAGAACGTCGCGCGAGCCCTACCAGGCTGAATGGCGAAATCTGCTTTTCGATTCGATGATGGGCGGTTTCTGGGTTGGCGCGATGGGTTTCAGCGCAGTTCCCGGTATAACGGTCCTCGCCATGATGGCCATGCATAACATGGCCGCCGCCGGGCCACGTCTGATGCTGCAAGGCCTGTGCATGCAGGCACTGGGCGTGCTGATTTCGCTGGCCGCGCTCGACCCTGTCGTCAATCTGCATGGCAACATGGCGCAGATCTACGCCTGCCTTCCGGTACTGGTGACCTACCCTATTTTCATCGGCTGGCTGAGCCATCAGGTCACACTCAAACTGTGGGAGCACCGCAACATCCTGCGCAAGGTCAGCCGTACCGACAGCCTGACCGGTCTGCTCAATCACGGAGCGTGGAAGGACCTGCTTGACCTGGAGTACGCCAGTAGCCAGAACGCGTATCAGGAGTGCGTCATCGCGTTGATCGATATCGATCACTTCAAGGTCATCAACGACACTTATGGTCACCTGATGGGCGACACGGTATTGCAGAGTATCAGCGAGGCACTGACAGAAAACCTGCGCGATTCCGACCTGATCGGGCGTTGTGGCGGCGATGAGTTCTGCGTCATTTTGCCCGACACCTGCTTGCTTCAAGCAAAGGAAATTCTTGAGCGCCTGTGCCTGGCGATAGATGAAATGACCTACACCCTGCATTGCGATCTCAAGGTCAGCCTCAGTATCGGCATTGCCGCCTACTCCCCTGAAATGCCCGATGCCTCGTCGTGGCTGCACGAAGCAGACAAAGCGCTGTATCTGGCCAAGAGCACCGGCCGCAACCGCGTCGCCAGCCATCAGGATGCGCAACCAGAACTCCAGTCGCTTGGCGCACAAGCCTGA
- a CDS encoding helix-turn-helix domain-containing protein, which produces MMARGSIMWVTMREQEVLGLLLQGCTNKEIARQLSISDYTVRDHVSSLLRKNQVRTRAELMARCVSLLLPGNTVQPPTSVGLRSEPAHT; this is translated from the coding sequence ATGATGGCGAGGGGAAGTATCATGTGGGTGACAATGAGAGAGCAGGAGGTTCTTGGCCTGTTGTTGCAGGGATGTACGAACAAGGAAATTGCCAGGCAGCTCAGTATCAGTGACTACACCGTTCGCGATCACGTATCTTCGCTGCTAAGAAAGAATCAAGTGAGGACGCGTGCCGAGCTCATGGCCCGGTGTGTATCTCTATTGCTTCCGGGGAACACTGTCCAACCCCCTACATCTGTCGGATTGCGCAGCGAGCCAGCACATACATAA